In the Argopecten irradians isolate NY unplaced genomic scaffold, Ai_NY scaffold_0430, whole genome shotgun sequence genome, one interval contains:
- the LOC138312707 gene encoding LOW QUALITY PROTEIN: RNA exonuclease 1 homolog (The sequence of the model RefSeq protein was modified relative to this genomic sequence to represent the inferred CDS: deleted 4 bases in 4 codons) has translation MFRTAGYYRGVNCPFVFASGLCERPYCHFRHVKQDHNSDLNNKPQTPSSSKDASSYLEKLSDGQFPLTSESIRSFSKDKEEITDEKKSGKQAFNKYTGEPINDDEAELDISAGVSEVNKYTGKPIEYNKYTGEPIYHTEDSSSVNKRWTDSVLGNSNTPTYNPTPLSELQKRNANPNVSKYSLSASTSTSSQEYDPESNYSTSTKINHVPVPQVGRPSYKAKRSCSYDPSNATYKKPVLKRQRVASFFDAKFSSDEEEEVSSKNKNKNDNGKDEKSVSSEKEDKFHLKDVNYFEKLLDGPKDAKNSRVKVESDDSLDSLDEDVDVTPLIEKCRRRSQSGGTDQDSAEEKTEEKTKDLSKEDDSSHISTEIVSNTIKENCDSKDKKTKEKSGNDNEKSAEICDKNDKKNSASSSHSKSSHHRTSKSLKENSSKSSQDNGNSIHKSTKESSSKSSHQGTSNSSHKSSKESSAKSLHRKTEHSKLSHNREKNSHHPSSPKCQSLSVSKAEKVITKRKSRDSQDSKSSENENHVCDKSKDLSKSSNHHHKHSKHSNSELSSSSHKHQSNSEKGLEKNASHNSSHSSGSSKGSKDKQNKAKQRDSKEDNHKGTNSKSVSSDRRKSAESTKKKIVDINVDLFGADSEEEDDDDEDLVEVPMVTNDVNHSEQDMVMFLNDSDYSDEDIDRYDECLRIFQENKGMVNSNNANKKKSSPEKSHDEKVPAAPTGKQRMAHKKDSEMNRKMKMVEKPKVKMSPAEVMHNRFLQIQKKAQEAAAAAAAAKATSSGNNETASSSTTKNPLSGTKKRTAHTPSTSKTNGKPAEKTLITTASRTEKRKARTPNISNLVRPTIPSEFGSKVPYNVRQRYLNLIIDECLKICDSEQEAFDKGQVEEAAVYKRASSKTVYLNVAVNTIKRLRSEQAGPSNAKKPKQTVFQLSHEQILGGKNATKTTFTVNRSGGGSKLQEENFKGAELYKRLTRYILTEEQMKENGFPRPSPSVSGSAVFFVEPRKKINVQSSKPTNYEKLCVRCGKMFTVYPNGTYATKEECSYHWGKAWKKRIAGMIDTRYTCCQGDLSSDGCQISKGHVHETNKWEALSGYMKTFPCSPPCDGDYGVFALDCEMVYTKFGIELARVTVTDPENECVYETLVKPDAAVVDYNTRFSGLTEEDLKDVTTTLRDVQAVLLSLFSDRTIVMGHSLESDFSAVKLLHNTVVDTSVVFPHKMGPPYKRALKTLMAEYLKKIIQDDVGGHDSKEDSTSCMELMHLKIKEDARKEPRRS, from the exons ATGTTTCGCACTGCCGGTTACTATCGTGGCGTGAATTGTCCATTCGTCTTTGCCAGCGGACTTTGTGAACGCCCGTATTGTCACTTTAGACACGTCAAACAAGATCACAA TTCAGATCTAAATAACAAACCACAGACACCGTCATCATCAAAGGATGCTAGTTCCTACCTGGAAAAGCTATCGGATGGCCAGTTTCCATTGACTAGTGAATCTATCAGGTCATTT TCCAAGGATAAAGAAGAAATCACTGATGAGAAGAAATCTGGGAAACAAGCTTTCAACAAATATACAGGTGAACCCATAAATGATGACGAAGCTGAACTTGACATTTCAGCTGGTGTA AGTGAAGTTAATAAATATACAGGGAAACCTATAGAGTATAACAAATACACAGGGGAACCTATTTACCATACAGAGGACTCATCGTCTGTCAATAAAAGATGGACAGATTCAGTGTTGGGAAATAGTAATACCCCTACTTATAATCCAACCCCATTGAGTGAATTACAAAAGAGAAATGCAAATCCAAATGTGAGTAAATATTCATTGTCTGCAAGTACTAGTACTTCTAGCCAAGAATATGACCCAGAATCAAACTATTCCACCTCTACAAAAATCAACCATGTGCCAGTTCCCCAAGTCGGTCGTCCATCATATAAGGCCAAGAGGTCTTGTAGCTATGATCCTTCAAATGCAACATATAAAAAACCGGTTCTCAAAAGACAACGTGTGGCATCATTCTTTGATGCAAAGTTCAGTTCCGATGAAGAGGAGGAAGTAAGttcaaagaataaaaataaaaatgataatggaAAGGATGAAAAATCCGTTTCAAGTGAAAAGGAGGACAAATTTCATCTGAAGGATGTTAATTACTTTGAAAAGCTTTTAGATGGACCAAAGGACGCTAAAAATAGTCGTGTTAAAGTTGAAAGTGATGATTCATTGGATTCTCTAGATGAAGATGTTGATGTCACACCATTGATCGAAAAGTGCAGGAGACGTTCACAGTCAGGGGGTACTGATCAGGACAGTGCTGAGGAGAAAACAGAAGAAAAGACAAAGGACTTGAGTAAAGAGGACGATAGTTCACATATTAGCACAGAAATTGTTTCTAATACAATTAAGGAAAATTGTGATTCCAAAGACAAAAAGACAAAGGAAAAATCTGGCAATGATAAT GAAAAATCTGCTGAAATTTGTGATAAAAATGACAAGAAAAATAGTGCTTCATCATCGCATTCAAAATCATCACATCACAGAACTAGCAAATCATTGAAGgaaaattcatcaaaatctTCTCAGGACAATGGAAATTCAATTCACAAATCCACAAAGGAATCATCATCAAAATCTTCTCACCAAGGAACTAGCAATTCATCACATAAATCATCGAAAGAGTCTTCAGCAAAATCCTTGCATAGAAAAACTGAACATAGCAAATTGTCCCATAATCGTGAAAAGAATTCTCATCATCCATCATCACCAAAGTGTCAAAGTTTGTCTGTGTCTAAGGCCGAAAAGGTCATAACCAAACGTAAATCCAGAGATTCTCAAGACAGTAAATCATCCGAAAACGAAAACCACGTGTGTGACAAATCAAAGGATTTATCCAAATCATCTAATCATCACCATAAACATTCAAAACATTCAAACTCAGAATTGTCGTCTTCATCACACAAACACCAGTCTAATTCTGAAAAAGGTCTCGAGAAAAATGCTAGTCACAATTCATCGCACAGCTCAGGGTCTAGTAAAGGTAGcaaagataaacaaaacaaagccAAACAAAGGGATAGCAAGGAAGACAACCACAAAGGGACCAACTCCAAATCTGTAAGTTCTGACAGAAGGAAGTCAGCAGAGTCTACCAAAAAGAAaattgtagatataaatgtGGATCTTTTTGGTGCTGACAGTGAGGAAGAGGATGATGACGATGAGGATCTTGTTGAAGTTCCCATGGTAACAAATGATGTAAATCATTCAGAACAAGACATGGTGATGTTCCTTAATGATAGTGACTACTCAGATGAGGACATAGATAGATATGATGAGTGTTTGAGGATATTTCAGGAGAACAAGGGGATGGTCAATTCGAACAATGCTAACAAAAAG AAATCATCTCCAGAAAAATCACATGATGAAAAAGTCCCGGCAGCTCCAACGGGCAAGCAGCGTATGGCACACAAGAAAGATTCAGAG ATgaatagaaaaatgaaaatggttGAGAAACCCAAAGTGAAGATGTCGCCAGCCGAAGTGATGCATAACCGCTTCCTGCAGATTCAGAAAAAGGCCCAAGAGGCTGCTGCAGCTGCTGCCGCTGCCAAAGCTACAAGTTCTGGAAATAATGAAACAGCATCATCTTCAACT ACAAAAAACCCTTTGTCTGGGACTAAGAAAAGGACTGCCCACACCCCATCTACCTCAAAAACTAACGGTAAACCTGCGGAGAAAACTCTCATCACCACAGCGTCACGCACAGAAAAACGGAAAGCTCGCACTCCCAATATT TCTAACTTGGTAAGACCAACTATTCCATCAGAGTTTGGGAGTAAGGTACCGTACAACGTCCGACAACGCTATCTCAATCTCATCATAGATGAATGTCTCAAAATCTGTGACTCAGAACAGGAAGCATTTGATAAG GGCCAGGTTGAGGAGGCTGCTGTCTACAAAAGAGCATCGAGTAAAACAGTTTACCTCAATGTTGCTGTCAACACTATCAAGAGGCTTCGATCAGAACAAGCTGGTCCATCTAATGCCAAAAAACCAAAACAGACAGTGTTTCAGCTGTCGCATGAGCAAATTCTTGGAGGCAAAAATGCCACGAAGACGACATTCACAGTTAACAGGTCAGGAGGGGGCTCTAAGTTACAGGAGGAAAACTTCAAAG GAGCTGAATTGTACAAGAGGTTGACTCGGTACATTTTGACAGAAGAACAAATGAAAGAGAATGGTTTTCCTCGACCATCTCCAAGTGTATCTGGCTCAGCCGTGTTCTTTGTGGAGCCAAGGAAGAAAATCAATGTACAGTCATCCAAACCAACAA ATTATGAAAAGTTGTGTGTGCGGTGT GGGAAGATGTTCACTGTCTACCCAAACGGAACTTACGCCACCAAAGAGGAGTGTTCCTATCACTGGGGCAAGGCATGGAAAAAACGCA TCGCAGGTATGATTGATACCAGGTACACTTGTTGTCAAGGTGACCTTTCATCAGATGGCTGTCAAATTTCCAAG GGCCATGTACATGAGACTAACAAATGGGAGGCCCTGTCTGGGTACATGAAGACGTTTCCCTGTTCACCACCATGTGATGGAGATTACGGAGTGTTTGCTTTGGATTGTGAGATG GTGTACACAAAGTTTGGGATAGAGCTTGCACGAGTTACTGTGACAGACCCAGAAAATGAATGTGTGTATGAAACTCTCGTGAAACCAGATGCTGCTGTCGTAGACTATAACACAAG GTTCAGTGGATTGACAGAAGAAGACCTGAAGGATGTGACAACTACGCTTAGGGACGTACAAGCTGTCCTTCTCAGTCTTTTCTCTGACCGCACCATTGTCATGGGACACAGTCTGGAGAGCGATTTCTCTGCTGTAAAG CTACTACACAACACGGTTGTGGACACGTCTGTGGTGTTCCCACACAAGATGGGACCACCCTACAAAAGAGCCCTTAAGACTCTCATGGCTGAGTACCTCAAGAAAATTATCCAAGATGATG TTGGTGGTCACGACAGCAAAGAAGATTCCACATCTTGTATGGAACTGAtgcatttaaaaattaaagaagATGCCCGCAAAGAGCCGAGACGGAGCTGA